A portion of the Mesobacillus sp. AQ2 genome contains these proteins:
- the smpB gene encoding SsrA-binding protein SmpB, whose amino-acid sequence MPKGEGKVVAQNKKANHDYFIEETYEAGVVLQGTEIKSIRNGRVQLKDSYAKVHNGELFLYNLHISPYEQGNRYNHDPLRTRKLLLHKRQINQLIGETKEAGYALVPLKIYLKNGFAKVLIGLGKGKKNYDKRETLKKKEAGRDIERAFRERQKM is encoded by the coding sequence ATGCCAAAAGGTGAGGGAAAAGTCGTCGCGCAAAATAAAAAAGCGAACCATGACTATTTCATCGAAGAAACGTATGAGGCCGGAGTCGTCCTCCAGGGAACAGAGATCAAATCAATCCGCAACGGACGTGTCCAGCTGAAGGATTCATACGCAAAAGTCCATAATGGTGAGCTATTCTTATACAATCTGCACATCAGCCCATATGAACAGGGAAACCGTTATAACCATGATCCGCTTCGCACAAGGAAGCTTCTGCTCCACAAACGCCAGATCAACCAGCTGATTGGGGAAACAAAGGAAGCAGGCTATGCGCTTGTGCCATTGAAGATTTATCTGAAGAATGGTTTCGCGAAGGTTTTAATCGGTCTTGGTAAGGGTAAAAAGAACTACGACAAGCGTGAAACACTGAAGAAGAAGGAAGCAGGCCGCGACATTGAGCGTGCATTCCGTGAGCGCCAGAAAATGTAA